In Shewanella sp. GD04112, the sequence GATTTTGTTCAGGATAGGTACCACGTCCAGATTCATATCCAGCGCGGTATAACAGTTTGCAAGCGTCTGAGCTTCAACGCCTTGCCCCGCATCCACCACGAGCAGCGCGCCCTCACAGGCGGCTAATGAACGAGATACTTCATAGGAAAAGTCAACGTGGCCAGGGGTATCAATAAAGTTAAGTTGGTAAGTTTCGCCATTTTTGGCTTTGTATTCCAACGTGACGCTCTGGGCCTTAATCGTGATACCGCGCTCACGCTCTAGATCCATAGAATCAAGAACTTGCGCATCCATTTCACGGTCGCTTAACCCACCACAAACCTGAATAAGACGATCTGATAGCGTCGATTTACCATGGTCGATATGGGCAATAATTGAGAAGTTTCTAATGTGTTTCATTATGCTGCTATGACTAATACTGAAAAATGGATACGGTTCAAAGGTGCGAAATTGTACCTGATTGCGGTTTCAATACCAATCAGATTCACTCATCCTTCTCTTTAAGTCGGAAAATGTGGCTCTCAGCGGAAGTTTATTGCCAGATTAAAATCAATAACAACATGAAATTAAACGGGTAATTTATCTAAACTGATCCCTGAGCCTAAATAAGCCAAAATGACAGGTTGCGAATCGACTTCGAGTTGTTTTGCCTTGTGCTTTCCAAAGAACCAAGCGGTTAACGCACCTAAGGCAGCAAAGGCTATCGCACTGAGATCCGAATTGATTTCCAACAAACCTGCGAAAAACTGGCCAAGTACCGCGCCAGCAAATAAACCAAGCAGCGGCATCAAATAAACTAAGGCCGCCGCTTTCAGGATCACGCTCTCAGGCAAACCGAGCTTTAGCAGTTCGCCAACCTCGCAGTTTCGTTCACTTTGAATGGAGAATTGTTGTGTCTTTGCCGAAAAAGCCTGAGCTACCGCCGATGTACCACAAGACTCGCTACTGCTGCAGCTCTTGCAAGTACTTTTAAGCTCAACCTCGACGGTCAGCCAACCTTGATTATCGCAGGCGACAACCCGCGCAACTTCTTCCATCATAATAAGAGGCCTTATTCTAACATCAGACTTTTTGCGATACGGGCCAAGGTTTCAGTCGGCACTTTACCCACGGCAACTACTTCGGCATTACCCACTTTTTCAGACACCAAAGACAAGCCATTACGAGTGATTAACTCTTCGGGTAATGGCGTGGAACCTGCTCGGGCGACATAGACAGAAATGCTGGCTAAGCCATCGGTTAAGGCAATGTATTCAACCGCCTCGTGACTGCCAATCAAACGATGGTGATCACGCACCACAACACTAAATCCTGCCGGTAACCAAGAAAACTGCCAATTTTGTCC encodes:
- a CDS encoding SoxR reducing system RseC family protein, whose amino-acid sequence is MMEEVARVVACDNQGWLTVEVELKSTCKSCSSSESCGTSAVAQAFSAKTQQFSIQSERNCEVGELLKLGLPESVILKAAALVYLMPLLGLFAGAVLGQFFAGLLEINSDLSAIAFAALGALTAWFFGKHKAKQLEVDSQPVILAYLGSGISLDKLPV